One genomic segment of Pseudomonas fortuita includes these proteins:
- a CDS encoding CusA/CzcA family heavy metal efflux RND transporter has product MFERIIRFAIEQRIVVMIAVLIMAGIGIYSYQKLPIDAVPDITNVQVQINTAAPGYSPLETEQRITFPVETAMAGLPGLQQTRSLSRSGLSQVTVIFKDGTDIFFARQLINERLQVAKEQLPEGVEAVMGPVSTGLGEIFLWTVEAEDGAVKEDGTPYTPTDLRVIQDWIIKPQLRNVPGVAEINTIGGYAKQFLVAPDPKRLATYKLTLNDLVAALESNNANVGAGYIERNGEQLLIRAPGQVGNIEDIANIVITSVDGAPIRISSVADVSIGKELRTGAATENGREVVLGTVFMLIGENSRTVSQAVAAKLADINRTLPKGVVAVTVYDRTNLVEKAIATVKKNLVEGAILVIAILFLFLGNIRAALITAMVIPLSMLFTFTGMFNNKVSANLMSLGALDFGIIVDGAVVIVENAIRRLAHAQHKHGRMLTKTERFHEVFAAAREARRPLIFGQLIIMVVYLPIFALTGVEGKMFHPMAFTVVMALLGAMVLSVTFVPAAIAMFVTGKVKEEEGVVMRTARLRYEPVLQWVLGHRNIAFSAAVALVVLSGLLASRMGSEFIPSLSEGDFAMQAMRVPGTSLTQSVEMQQRLEKAVIAQVPEVERMFARSGTAEIASDPMPPNASDAYIMLKPQDQWPNPKKPRDELIAEVQKAAAGVPGSNYELSQPIQLRFNELISGVRSDVAVKVFGDDMDVLNNTANKIAAALKAVPGSSEVKVEQTSGLPVLTINIDREKAARYGLNIADVQNSIAIAVGGRQAGTLYEGDRRFDMVVRLPETVRTDVAGMSSLLIPVPANAAQGANQIGFIPLSQVANLDLQLGPNQISRENGKRLVIVSANVRGRDLGSFVEEATASLDKKVQIPAGYWTTWGGQFEQLQSAAKRLQIVVPVALLLVMTLLFLMFNNLKDGMLVFTGIPFALTGGVVALWLRDIPLSISAGVGFIALSGVAVLNGLVMIAFIRGLREEGRTLRQAVDEGALTRLRPVLMTALVASLGFIPMALATGTGAEVQRPLATVVIGGILSSTALTLLVLPALYHWAHRKDEDGDEAEVVS; this is encoded by the coding sequence ATGTTTGAACGTATCATCAGATTCGCCATCGAGCAGCGCATCGTAGTAATGATCGCCGTTCTGATCATGGCGGGTATCGGTATCTACAGCTATCAAAAGCTGCCCATCGATGCGGTACCCGATATCACCAACGTCCAGGTGCAGATCAACACTGCAGCGCCTGGTTACTCGCCCTTGGAAACCGAACAACGGATCACGTTTCCAGTTGAAACGGCCATGGCCGGTCTCCCGGGCCTTCAGCAGACCCGTTCCCTGTCTCGCTCTGGCCTGTCTCAGGTCACCGTGATCTTCAAGGATGGCACTGACATCTTCTTTGCCCGCCAGTTGATCAACGAGCGGCTGCAGGTTGCGAAGGAACAGCTGCCAGAAGGTGTAGAGGCCGTCATGGGTCCGGTATCTACCGGCCTCGGCGAGATCTTCCTGTGGACTGTTGAAGCCGAAGATGGCGCGGTCAAAGAGGACGGTACGCCGTACACCCCGACCGACCTGCGCGTGATCCAGGACTGGATCATCAAGCCTCAGCTGCGTAACGTCCCGGGTGTGGCCGAGATCAATACCATCGGCGGTTATGCCAAGCAGTTCCTGGTTGCGCCGGATCCAAAGCGCCTGGCTACCTACAAGCTGACACTCAATGACCTGGTCGCAGCGTTGGAAAGTAACAACGCCAACGTCGGTGCCGGCTACATCGAGCGTAATGGTGAACAGTTGCTCATCCGTGCACCGGGTCAGGTAGGCAATATCGAAGACATCGCCAACATCGTGATCACCAGTGTGGATGGTGCACCGATTCGCATCAGCAGCGTTGCTGACGTCAGCATCGGTAAAGAGCTCCGTACAGGTGCTGCTACTGAGAACGGCCGCGAAGTCGTGCTCGGTACCGTGTTCATGCTGATTGGTGAAAACAGCCGCACCGTATCTCAAGCTGTCGCCGCCAAATTGGCGGACATCAACCGCACCCTGCCAAAGGGCGTGGTGGCTGTGACTGTTTACGACCGTACCAACCTGGTTGAAAAAGCCATCGCGACGGTGAAGAAGAACCTGGTGGAAGGCGCGATCCTGGTTATCGCCATTCTGTTCCTGTTCCTCGGCAACATCCGTGCGGCTCTGATCACCGCGATGGTGATTCCGCTGTCCATGCTGTTCACCTTCACAGGCATGTTCAACAACAAGGTCAGTGCCAACTTAATGAGTTTGGGGGCACTCGACTTCGGCATCATCGTCGACGGTGCCGTGGTTATTGTAGAAAACGCGATCCGTCGACTGGCTCATGCGCAACATAAGCATGGCCGCATGCTCACCAAAACCGAACGCTTCCACGAGGTCTTTGCCGCGGCGCGAGAAGCTCGCCGGCCGCTGATCTTCGGTCAGCTGATCATCATGGTGGTGTACCTGCCGATCTTCGCCCTCACCGGCGTCGAAGGCAAAATGTTCCACCCGATGGCCTTCACCGTTGTGATGGCGCTGCTGGGTGCAATGGTCCTGTCCGTTACCTTTGTTCCTGCAGCTATTGCCATGTTCGTCACTGGCAAGGTGAAGGAAGAGGAAGGCGTGGTCATGCGCACAGCTCGACTGCGCTATGAACCGGTTCTGCAATGGGTGCTGGGACATCGGAACATCGCTTTCTCGGCCGCAGTAGCCTTGGTCGTGCTCAGTGGTTTGCTGGCAAGTCGTATGGGTAGCGAGTTCATCCCAAGCCTCAGTGAGGGTGACTTTGCGATGCAGGCCATGCGTGTGCCTGGAACGAGCCTCACTCAATCTGTCGAGATGCAGCAGCGTCTGGAGAAAGCGGTGATTGCGCAGGTGCCTGAAGTTGAGCGGATGTTCGCACGCTCGGGTACCGCAGAAATTGCATCTGACCCGATGCCGCCGAACGCCTCTGACGCCTACATCATGCTCAAGCCTCAGGATCAGTGGCCTAACCCGAAGAAGCCTCGTGATGAGCTGATTGCTGAAGTGCAGAAGGCCGCAGCGGGTGTTCCAGGAAGCAACTACGAGTTGTCGCAGCCAATCCAACTGCGTTTCAACGAGCTGATTTCGGGCGTGCGTAGTGACGTCGCTGTGAAAGTCTTCGGCGATGACATGGACGTGCTCAACAACACCGCCAACAAGATCGCGGCAGCGCTCAAAGCGGTCCCGGGCTCATCGGAAGTGAAAGTTGAGCAGACATCCGGCCTGCCGGTGCTGACCATCAACATTGACCGCGAAAAAGCAGCACGCTACGGCCTGAACATCGCGGATGTTCAGAACTCGATCGCTATCGCCGTGGGTGGCCGTCAGGCCGGCACGCTGTATGAGGGCGACCGTCGGTTCGACATGGTAGTACGCCTACCAGAGACCGTTCGCACCGACGTAGCGGGTATGTCCAGCTTGCTGATCCCGGTACCTGCCAATGCGGCACAGGGTGCCAATCAGATCGGCTTCATCCCGCTGTCCCAGGTCGCCAATCTGGACCTGCAACTGGGCCCGAACCAAATCAGCCGCGAGAACGGCAAACGTCTGGTTATCGTCAGCGCCAACGTTCGAGGCCGCGATCTGGGGTCCTTCGTTGAGGAGGCGACCGCATCGCTGGACAAGAAGGTGCAAATCCCTGCGGGCTACTGGACGACTTGGGGGGGCCAGTTCGAGCAGCTGCAGTCGGCTGCCAAACGCCTGCAGATCGTTGTTCCAGTCGCCTTGCTGCTGGTCATGACCTTGTTGTTCCTGATGTTCAACAACCTGAAGGACGGCATGCTGGTCTTCACCGGTATTCCATTCGCACTCACCGGTGGTGTTGTGGCGTTGTGGCTGCGGGACATCCCACTGTCGATCTCGGCAGGTGTCGGCTTCATTGCACTGTCCGGCGTTGCAGTACTGAACGGCCTGGTGATGATTGCCTTCATCCGCGGGCTAAGGGAGGAGGGACGAACGCTCAGACAGGCAGTCGATGAAGGTGCATTGACCCGTCTGCGACCTGTTCTGATGACAGCCTTGGTAGCGTCCCTGGGCTTCATCCCGATGGCTTTGGCCACCGGCACCGGTGCCGAAGTTCAGCGGCCATTGGCGACGGTGGTGATTGGCGGGATCCTGTCCTCCACCGCACTGACCTTGCTGGTACTGCCTGCCCTGTATCACTGGGCACACCGCAAGGATGAAGACGGCGACGAGGCCGAAGTGGTTAGCTAA
- a CDS encoding efflux RND transporter periplasmic adaptor subunit, with product MDNKRKIALAVAAVAALGFGSLAWNNSSGQQAASTAEHGANDGHGDEKKAASAAKEEGDEGHGEEGHSEEGGEEEGKLTLSAEQIKAAGVALEAAAPRDLGTVVSFPGEIRFDEDRTAHVVPRVPGVVEAVQANLGETVKKGQVLAVIASQQISDLRSEQQAAQRRVELARVTFEREKQLWQDKISAEQDYLQARQALQEAEISLANAKQKVGAIGASVNSVGGNRYELRAPFDAVVVEKHLTVGEVVSEATNAFILSDLNQVWATFAVPPTDLGKVTTGRAVKVSSPDMNVEVEGKVGYVGSLLGEQNRAATVRVTLTNPNGAWRPGLFVNIAVTSQTDRVAVAVPEHAVQTVEDKPSVFVRTPDGFDTRPVKLGRRDNGYVEIIDGIEAGAQVATSGSFTLKSELGKASAEHGH from the coding sequence ATGGATAACAAACGCAAGATCGCCCTCGCGGTAGCCGCTGTGGCAGCCCTCGGATTTGGCAGCCTTGCCTGGAACAACAGTTCCGGACAGCAGGCCGCCAGTACTGCCGAGCATGGCGCTAACGATGGCCATGGCGACGAAAAGAAAGCCGCATCTGCCGCCAAAGAGGAAGGTGATGAGGGCCATGGTGAAGAAGGCCACAGCGAAGAGGGCGGTGAAGAAGAGGGCAAGCTGACGCTCAGCGCTGAACAGATCAAGGCCGCTGGTGTTGCCCTGGAAGCTGCAGCGCCTCGTGACCTCGGTACCGTCGTGAGCTTCCCTGGCGAAATTCGCTTCGACGAAGATCGTACTGCCCACGTGGTTCCTCGTGTTCCTGGCGTTGTTGAGGCTGTCCAGGCCAACCTGGGCGAGACGGTCAAGAAAGGGCAAGTCCTCGCGGTAATCGCCAGCCAGCAGATCTCTGACCTGCGCAGCGAACAACAGGCCGCACAGCGTCGCGTCGAACTGGCGCGTGTGACCTTCGAACGTGAGAAGCAACTGTGGCAGGACAAGATCTCTGCAGAGCAAGACTACCTCCAAGCACGCCAAGCGCTGCAAGAAGCGGAGATCTCCTTGGCCAACGCCAAGCAGAAGGTCGGCGCAATCGGTGCCTCGGTTAACTCCGTTGGCGGTAATCGTTACGAGCTCCGCGCTCCCTTCGACGCCGTGGTAGTGGAGAAACACCTGACCGTCGGCGAAGTCGTCAGCGAGGCGACCAACGCCTTCATCCTTTCCGACCTGAATCAGGTCTGGGCGACCTTCGCAGTTCCGCCGACAGATCTGGGCAAGGTCACGACTGGCCGTGCAGTGAAAGTCTCTTCGCCTGACATGAACGTCGAGGTCGAAGGGAAGGTGGGTTATGTCGGCAGCCTGCTGGGCGAGCAAAACCGTGCAGCTACTGTCCGCGTCACCTTGACCAACCCCAACGGCGCCTGGCGTCCAGGCCTGTTCGTAAACATTGCGGTCACCTCCCAGACCGATCGAGTTGCCGTAGCGGTCCCTGAGCACGCTGTGCAGACCGTTGAAGACAAACCTTCGGTATTCGTACGCACCCCAGATGGCTTTGACACCCGCCCGGTAAAACTGGGTCGCCGCGACAATGGGTACGTGGAAATCATCGACGGTATTGAAGCCGGCGCCCAGGTAGCAACCAGTGGCAGCTTCACACTCAAGTCCGAGCTCGGCAAAGCTTCTGCCGAACACGGTCACTGA
- a CDS encoding TolC family protein, which produces MPRYNRNVLPKTPVSPWKIAALCAVISGLMAPAALAQSISLPQALSTAMDANPDLAAARQEIGIADGARKQAGLIPNPTISYDVEDTRRNTSQTTVSLSQTLELGGKRGARVDVATYGQTAAQLELDRRVNGLRADVVQAFYAALRAQTGLDLAKQSLELTERGLRIVDGRVRAGKSSPVEATRAQVQLAEAQLQVRRAETEKATAYQQLAQITGSSVTVFDRLESPTLSPGLPPRTEDLLAKLDQTAEMRQAVVQIDKSDASLGSEKAQRIPNLTVSVGSQYDRSVRERVNTVGLSMPLPLFDRNQGNILSASRRADQARDQRNAVELRLRTETQTALNQWSTAMQEVESYDKTILPSAQQAVETATRGFEMGKFGFIEVLDAQRTLIVARGQYLESLAAATNARAQVERVYGEVGSTAGTR; this is translated from the coding sequence GTGCCCCGGTATAACCGCAATGTCTTACCCAAGACCCCCGTCTCGCCCTGGAAGATCGCTGCACTCTGTGCAGTCATCTCTGGGTTGATGGCGCCTGCAGCCCTTGCCCAAAGCATCAGCTTGCCCCAGGCGCTTTCGACGGCCATGGATGCCAACCCAGACCTGGCCGCGGCCAGGCAAGAAATTGGGATCGCTGATGGTGCTCGCAAGCAGGCCGGGCTTATCCCCAACCCCACAATCTCGTATGACGTGGAAGACACCCGTCGTAACACCAGCCAGACGACTGTCTCTCTCAGCCAGACCCTTGAGCTGGGCGGTAAGCGGGGGGCTCGTGTTGACGTCGCCACATACGGGCAGACCGCCGCACAGCTTGAGTTAGACCGTCGCGTTAACGGCCTGCGTGCAGATGTCGTCCAAGCCTTTTACGCCGCGTTGCGGGCCCAGACAGGTCTCGACCTGGCCAAGCAATCTCTCGAACTGACTGAGCGCGGTCTTCGCATCGTCGATGGCCGTGTTCGCGCAGGTAAGTCGTCCCCAGTGGAGGCGACCCGCGCTCAAGTGCAACTGGCCGAAGCCCAGCTGCAAGTTCGACGTGCAGAAACGGAAAAAGCGACCGCTTACCAACAGCTCGCTCAAATTACCGGGAGCTCAGTCACCGTGTTTGATCGACTCGAATCGCCAACCCTCTCCCCGGGCTTGCCACCTCGCACTGAAGATCTGCTGGCTAAGCTCGACCAAACAGCAGAAATGCGTCAGGCCGTGGTGCAGATAGACAAGAGCGATGCCTCGCTCGGCTCAGAGAAAGCTCAGCGTATCCCGAACCTTACTGTCAGTGTAGGTAGCCAGTACGACCGCTCTGTGCGCGAGCGGGTCAACACTGTGGGCCTGTCTATGCCTTTGCCGCTGTTCGATCGTAACCAGGGCAACATTCTTTCCGCTTCTCGTCGTGCAGATCAGGCCCGGGACCAGCGCAATGCTGTTGAGCTGCGCCTGCGCACCGAAACCCAAACCGCGTTGAACCAATGGTCCACCGCCATGCAGGAGGTCGAGTCCTACGACAAGACCATTCTGCCTTCAGCCCAACAAGCCGTAGAGACCGCAACCCGCGGCTTCGAGATGGGCAAATTCGGTTTCATCGAAGTGCTGGATGCCCAGCGCACCTTGATCGTCGCTCGTGGCCAATACCTCGAATCGTTGGCAGCGGCGACCAATGCGCGTGCGCAGGTGGAAAGGGTTTATGGCGAAGTCGGCTCAACCGCCGGCACTCGCTGA
- a CDS encoding OprD family porin: MKIKVPLYLAAVSALSGSYAISAQAEDKPEGFIEGSSLTVLNRNFYFNRDNRDSTAPTYNSGKGNTNGYSEAWAHAIISKFNSGFTQGTVGFGVDAFAMIGLKLDTGDGRNGGRSSFDVLPVDNKGEARDEYTKVGGAAKVRLFDTIVKVGDVFPSTPVVASGDSRLLPESFRGVTVENTSIQGLTLQGGRLHAMSQPVSSNLNDNFVTFYGGPVNSPWIGYGGGDYSINDNWTVSVYASQLKDVWNQYYAGTSVVYPLSDDLALIGGFNYYKAVDEGKKRLGEFDNNIWSAKVGVRYGAHTLALSHQRNNGDDDFDYLRQSDSIFVDNSIQYSDFNSPKERSWMLRYDLNFTSYGIPGLTFMTRYARGSGADYSNANQFYMRTDDNGNPLDNQKRWERDVEVKYVVQTGPAKDLSFRLRQATTRATAFESDLDETRVIIEYPLSIL; this comes from the coding sequence ATGAAAATCAAAGTACCACTGTATTTGGCGGCAGTTTCTGCGCTGTCTGGAAGCTATGCTATTTCGGCACAGGCAGAAGACAAGCCAGAAGGCTTCATTGAAGGCAGCAGCCTTACAGTGCTGAACCGTAACTTCTACTTCAACCGTGATAACCGCGACAGCACTGCCCCCACTTATAACAGTGGCAAGGGCAACACCAACGGCTACTCCGAAGCCTGGGCGCACGCGATCATCAGCAAATTCAACTCTGGGTTTACCCAGGGAACCGTTGGCTTTGGCGTTGATGCCTTCGCCATGATCGGCCTCAAGCTCGACACCGGTGATGGGCGCAACGGCGGCCGTAGCTCCTTCGACGTGCTACCCGTTGATAACAAGGGCGAAGCTCGCGACGAATACACCAAGGTCGGCGGCGCAGCCAAAGTCCGCTTGTTCGATACCATCGTGAAAGTAGGTGATGTTTTCCCATCGACTCCGGTCGTTGCATCCGGCGACTCTCGCCTGCTGCCAGAAAGCTTCCGCGGCGTGACCGTTGAGAACACCAGCATCCAAGGCCTCACCCTGCAGGGTGGTCGTCTGCATGCGATGAGCCAGCCGGTCTCAAGCAACCTGAACGACAACTTCGTGACGTTCTACGGCGGCCCGGTCAACTCGCCATGGATCGGTTACGGTGGCGGTGACTACTCGATCAACGACAACTGGACTGTGAGCGTCTACGCCAGCCAGCTGAAAGACGTCTGGAATCAGTACTACGCCGGCACCAGCGTGGTTTACCCGCTGAGCGACGATCTGGCGCTGATCGGTGGCTTCAACTACTACAAAGCCGTAGATGAAGGTAAGAAGCGCCTGGGTGAATTCGACAACAACATCTGGAGTGCCAAGGTCGGCGTGCGTTACGGTGCCCATACCCTAGCCCTGTCGCACCAGCGCAACAACGGCGACGACGATTTTGACTACCTGCGTCAGTCGGACTCGATTTTCGTCGACAACTCCATCCAGTACAGCGACTTCAACTCGCCGAAAGAGCGTTCCTGGATGCTGCGCTATGACCTGAACTTCACCAGCTACGGCATTCCAGGCCTGACGTTCATGACCCGCTACGCCAGAGGCTCGGGCGCGGATTACTCGAACGCTAACCAGTTCTACATGCGCACTGATGACAACGGCAACCCGCTCGACAATCAGAAGCGTTGGGAGCGTGACGTCGAAGTCAAATACGTTGTCCAAACCGGTCCAGCAAAAGATCTGTCCTTCCGGTTGCGCCAGGCAACCACACGTGCCACTGCATTCGAATCGGATCTGGATGAAACCCGTGTGATCATTGAGTACCCGCTTTCGATTCTGTAA
- a CDS encoding heavy metal response regulator transcription factor, with protein MRILVIEDEVKTAEYVRQGLTECGYVVDCVHTGSDGLFLAKQHEYELIILDINLPEMDGWQVLELLRRKNCPSRIMMLTARSRLADKVRGLENGADDYLIKPFEFPELLARVRALMRRSDHPASVEVIRVADLELDQSRHRAFRDGQRIDLTTKEFALLHYLMRNTGVVLSRTQIISQVWDMNFDCDTNVVEVSIRRLRAKIDDPFETKLIHTLRGVGYVLEKR; from the coding sequence ATGCGAATTCTGGTAATTGAGGATGAAGTAAAAACTGCGGAGTATGTGCGTCAAGGTCTGACGGAATGTGGCTATGTCGTAGATTGCGTCCACACCGGGTCAGATGGATTATTCTTGGCTAAGCAGCACGAATATGAGCTGATTATCCTGGATATAAATCTGCCAGAGATGGACGGTTGGCAGGTCCTTGAGTTGTTGCGTCGTAAAAACTGCCCTTCCCGTATCATGATGCTGACGGCGAGAAGCCGGCTGGCGGATAAGGTCCGGGGGCTGGAGAACGGAGCAGATGACTACCTGATCAAGCCATTTGAGTTCCCTGAGCTGCTGGCCCGGGTTCGCGCCTTGATGCGCAGGTCAGATCACCCTGCATCCGTAGAGGTCATTCGCGTCGCTGACCTGGAGCTTGATCAGAGCCGGCACAGGGCATTCAGGGACGGTCAGCGCATTGACCTGACCACGAAAGAATTCGCGTTACTGCATTACCTGATGCGTAATACCGGTGTGGTGCTGAGCCGCACCCAAATTATTTCGCAGGTTTGGGATATGAATTTTGACTGCGACACAAACGTTGTAGAGGTGTCGATTCGAAGACTCAGAGCCAAGATAGATGACCCTTTCGAGACCAAACTGATACATACGCTTCGGGGCGTAGGGTATGTGCTTGAAAAACGATAG
- a CDS encoding RcnB family protein: MKKTLTVICAALMLSAPLAGFAQPGPPDRHDGGPSHQGNPPHGQPKQQGRHDNGRGPAYRDSNFRPQPGMPVPHQQWQRGHAVDPHYRGDRYWVTDWKARHLYAPPRDHRWLYVNGDYVLMSIASGRIVNILTGY; this comes from the coding sequence ATGAAGAAAACCCTAACCGTGATCTGCGCCGCGCTCATGCTCAGCGCACCGTTGGCCGGCTTCGCGCAGCCAGGCCCACCCGATCGACATGATGGCGGTCCATCGCACCAAGGCAACCCGCCACATGGCCAGCCCAAGCAACAGGGCCGACATGACAATGGCCGCGGCCCTGCTTACCGTGACTCGAACTTCCGCCCACAGCCAGGTATGCCTGTACCGCACCAGCAATGGCAGCGTGGTCATGCAGTTGATCCACATTACCGTGGTGACCGTTACTGGGTGACCGACTGGAAAGCCCGCCACCTGTATGCGCCACCGCGTGACCACCGTTGGCTGTACGTGAACGGCGACTATGTGTTGATGTCGATCGCCAGTGGCAGGATCGTGAACATTCTTACCGGCTACTGA
- a CDS encoding sigma-54 interaction domain-containing protein: protein MPEAHPLILALVSYLEHDALPAIVLDTDYNILAANAAYRRQFGQHDQAPLGEKCHKVSHHYAVPCDQAGEHCPMRKAWDSKVPERVLHVHHTPRGPEHVDVELRPILDEQGRVVAFVERLTTITLASAQPQEQGLVGRAPAFKAALASLQRAAPAQIPVLLQGESGSGKELFARAVHMGSPRANGPLVVVDCTGLTESLFESELFGYEKGAFTGAHQRKIGLAEAAHGGTLFLDEIGEVPLAMQVKLLRLIESGSFRPVGSLRTVHSDFRLVSATHKPLKQMVAQGSFREDLYYRISGFPIRLPALRERVEDLPLLAQSLLQRMATAGKPTPTLSDDALQQLGLHPFPGNIRELRNILERARLFADDGLIRPEHLPEDIGPVAANTAGGRRTHLGELAQALEEFKGSRSELASHLGMSERTLYRRLKALGLN from the coding sequence ATGCCTGAAGCCCATCCCCTCATCCTAGCTCTGGTTTCCTACCTTGAGCACGATGCCCTGCCGGCCATCGTGCTGGATACCGACTACAACATCCTGGCCGCCAATGCCGCCTATCGCCGCCAGTTCGGCCAGCATGATCAGGCGCCGCTGGGTGAAAAATGCCATAAGGTCTCGCACCACTATGCCGTACCGTGCGACCAGGCCGGCGAGCATTGCCCAATGCGCAAGGCGTGGGACAGCAAGGTGCCCGAGCGAGTGCTGCATGTGCATCACACACCACGCGGCCCCGAGCATGTGGATGTCGAGCTGCGCCCGATTCTGGATGAGCAGGGCAGGGTGGTGGCGTTTGTCGAACGCCTGACCACCATCACTCTCGCATCAGCGCAACCTCAGGAGCAGGGCCTGGTGGGCCGCGCACCAGCCTTCAAGGCTGCCTTGGCCAGCCTGCAACGTGCAGCGCCAGCGCAGATCCCGGTGCTGCTGCAGGGTGAGTCCGGTAGCGGTAAAGAGCTGTTCGCGCGTGCAGTGCACATGGGCAGCCCCCGAGCAAACGGCCCGTTGGTGGTAGTCGACTGCACCGGGTTGACCGAGTCGTTGTTCGAAAGCGAGTTGTTCGGTTATGAGAAAGGTGCGTTCACCGGTGCCCACCAGCGCAAGATCGGCCTGGCTGAGGCGGCACATGGCGGTACCCTGTTTCTCGACGAAATCGGCGAAGTACCGCTGGCGATGCAGGTAAAACTGCTACGTCTGATCGAGTCCGGCAGCTTCCGCCCGGTGGGTAGCCTGCGCACAGTGCATTCAGATTTTCGCCTGGTATCCGCTACCCATAAGCCGCTCAAGCAGATGGTTGCGCAGGGCTCCTTCCGTGAAGACCTGTACTACCGCATCAGCGGCTTTCCGATTCGCCTGCCGGCATTGCGCGAGCGGGTAGAAGACCTGCCGCTGCTCGCGCAAAGCCTGCTGCAGCGCATGGCCACGGCCGGTAAACCAACGCCCACGCTGAGTGACGATGCCTTGCAGCAACTTGGGTTGCATCCGTTTCCGGGCAATATCCGCGAGCTGCGCAACATCCTGGAGAGGGCGCGGCTGTTCGCCGATGACGGGCTGATCCGCCCTGAACACTTGCCGGAAGATATCGGGCCGGTGGCAGCGAACACGGCAGGTGGCCGTCGCACCCACCTGGGTGAGCTGGCGCAGGCGCTGGAAGAGTTCAAGGGCTCGCGTAGCGAACTGGCCAGCCATCTTGGCATGAGTGAACGTACACTGTATCGCCGCTTGAAGGCACTCGGACTGAACTGA
- a CDS encoding MBL fold metallo-hydrolase produces the protein MIIGNNLHVDAFYDEATSTISYLVMDRETRQCALIDSVLDYDPKSGRTCSASADRLIERVTELNASVRWVLETHVHADHLSAAAYLKEKLGGHTAIGAHITQVQKVFGALFNAEPGFARDGSQFDVLLEDEEGLRIGNLHARALHTPGHTPACMSFMIEDAGEIAVFVGDTLFMPDYGTARCDFPGADARTLYRSIRRLLAFPDHTQLFMCHDYLPGGRDMQYVTTVAEQRASNIHIHQGVDEDSFVAMREARDKTLDMPVLILPSVQVNMRSGHFPAPEENGVSYLKIPLNKL, from the coding sequence ATGATCATCGGCAACAACCTTCACGTGGACGCCTTTTACGACGAGGCGACCTCGACCATCAGCTACCTGGTCATGGACCGTGAAACCCGGCAATGTGCATTGATCGACAGTGTGCTGGATTACGACCCCAAGTCCGGGCGCACCTGCAGCGCTTCGGCGGATCGCCTGATCGAGCGCGTGACCGAGCTGAACGCCAGCGTGCGCTGGGTGCTGGAAACTCATGTACACGCCGACCATCTTTCAGCGGCCGCCTACCTGAAGGAAAAGCTGGGTGGCCATACCGCGATCGGCGCTCACATCACCCAGGTACAGAAAGTATTCGGCGCCTTGTTCAATGCAGAGCCTGGCTTCGCCCGTGATGGCAGCCAGTTCGACGTGCTGCTCGAAGACGAGGAAGGCTTGCGCATCGGCAACCTGCACGCCCGGGCACTTCACACACCTGGGCACACCCCCGCGTGCATGAGTTTCATGATTGAAGATGCGGGCGAGATTGCAGTGTTCGTCGGTGACACCCTGTTCATGCCCGACTACGGTACTGCCCGCTGCGATTTCCCTGGGGCCGATGCCCGTACCCTGTACCGTTCGATCCGTCGTCTTCTGGCTTTCCCTGACCATACCCAGCTGTTCATGTGCCACGACTACCTGCCAGGTGGCCGCGACATGCAGTACGTCACCACCGTGGCCGAGCAGCGCGCCAGCAACATTCATATTCATCAGGGTGTCGACGAGGACAGTTTCGTCGCCATGCGCGAAGCCCGTGACAAGACCCTCGACATGCCCGTGCTGATCCTGCCTTCGGTGCAGGTGAACATGCGCAGCGGGCACTTCCCCGCGCCGGAAGAGAACGGCGTGAGCTATCTGAAAATCCCGCTGAACAAGCTGTAA